The following is a genomic window from Lysinibacillus sp. JNUCC-52.
GTAGAGAACGTGGGGCCCAACTTTAGTGGGATACGGTCGATGGTGCCACCTGAGTCACCGGCAAGAGATTTCCAGGTTAGCGTACAGGACGCCTGTTTGTCGGCATAATGCTACGCGAATTGCGAATGGACAAACTACACGCGTAGAAGCTGAAGTATTGGAGTTTCTGGACGCGGGTTCGACTCCCGCCGTCTCCATTTTATGAAATCAAATGATTTCAATAGATGTCAAAACCCTTGATAAATAAGGGTTTTGGCATTTTTTTATTTTCATCCAATTTCAACTGATTGTATTCAAACGTAGTCAAAAACGTATTCAAAATGTATTCAATAATTTTATATCTCAAGATATGAAACAAACTTTTGAATGGCACCTTCTTGAGCTTTTTTCGTAACGTGTGTATAGATATCCATTGTGGTTTTCACATCTGTATGGCCAAGACGATCTTGTACTTCTTTAATTGATGCACCAGCTTCAAATAGAAGTGAGCAGTGTGTATGTCTTAGTCCATGAGGTGTAATTCTCGTTAAAGAATGCTTCTTTATTACACTATACATCCATTTTTGGACTTGAACAGGTTGAACAAATTTGTTTTTTGAATTACTAAATATTAGCTGGTTTGCTTTCATCGTATTGTGACCCAAAACTAGATATTCTTGTTTTTGAATTCTCTTCCACTCTTTCAAGATTGCAATTGTTTCTTCATCAATTTTTATTGTACGAGAAGAACCGGTTTTCGTTGTTTTTAAATATAGCCTCGCACTTTCCCCTCTACCAATAGCTTTTGAAATCGTAAGCTCATTTTCTTTTAAGCTTAAATCATTCCATGTAAGGGCTAATGCTTCACTTTTTCGCATACCAGTGAAAGCAAGTAAACGTAATAGAGCAAATGATTTAAAGTGTAGAGATAACTCGCAGCATTTCAAGAATTCAATCAATTGTTCACGTGTATAAAAGTTTTCATCCTTATCTTCCACTTCAATCAATTTTTTTGTTTTGATTCTAGTTTCGATATGAGTAAATGGGTTCGTTTGAAGATACCCTCGCTTTATTCCAAAATCTAAAACTAGAGCTGCATATGATTTAATTGTTCTAGCTTTTGAAAGCTTCATAGCCCATTCATCAAAATGTTTTTGACAAATATCTATATTGATTTTGTCAATTTTATAGCTCCCCATTGAAGGAAGAATGTGATTTTTAAAATATCCACGTGTTTTTACAAAAGTGCTTTCTTCAACCGTTTTCTCATATTGAACAATCCATAAATCATATAGTTCTTGATAAGATTCGGCACGTACTTTACGATAGGTTCCTTCAGCAACTTGAATTTTGATACGTGAAAGAGCAAGTTCAGCTTCTTTTTTTGTTTTAAATCCACGTCTAGTAGTTCTTTTTTGTTTTCCCGTTAATTCATCAGCCCCTAAATAAATTTGGAACATATATAATGTTTCACCATGCTTATTTTTATAAGGCTGTATTTGTGATGTTTTCTTATTTCTCATATGAAGTCCTCCTATAATCGTTGCGGGGGCAAGATATAAAAGGAGAGGAGTTACCCTCTATCGATATTATAATCGATCAGCATGGTAAATCCTCTCGCTAACAATCAAAAGCTATGATTTTCTAAGAAATGATCGATTTCTTTTCGCGATACGCGTTTAACTCCATCAATTTCTGAAACTTTCAAGCCCATTTCTCGGAACTTCATAAATGTGTTGTAAGAAACACCAGCGTATTTCGCTCCTTCTTTTAAAGACATCCATTCATTTATTCCCATCAATTGCTTGGTTGAAAGTAACGCTTTGTTTATAGCATCGGTAATTATATTTTCTAAATGAGATGAATTATGGTCTAACTCTGAATTTAAATGACTTACTTTCAAGTGTCTCACTCCTTTGTGATTTATCATTTTTCTTTCCTTTTTTCCTTGACTGCATCATGATTCTTTATCAGTTGCTCCGTATACTTTTGTGCTAAATTGTATGACTGGTTGTCCAATTCTATTTTTTGTTGTTTCTCATACCAAGGAAAATCTAATGATAAATTATTCATGTGATTAATGAATTCCTTGGATAAAATTATTGCATTGTTTGAACTAATTAAATCATCAAGTTCAGGATTTAAAGCTACATCAAGCGTACGGACTTGATTAAAGATGGTAGAAAGAACTACAAATATTTCTTTCTTTGAATACTTTTCTTTACTTTTGACGATAACAACTGGTTGTTCAGCCATATTTGATGATTGCCTACTTACTTGAATTTTGATGTGGTGACTGTTTTCTAGTAAAGGGTTGATTCCATTAAGTATCGATTCATTTTCTGATTCATTTTGCTCCTGAATTAAATCATTAACAGGTAATGGAATCAAATCCACGCTATCTGGCAGTTTCGTTTTATAGAAATCATTCGTAAATAACTCTAAATTAGCACCGAAGTCTTTTGCTATTGCTTCAACTACACCGAAATATACATCTTTTGCTCTATCCTTTTCAATCTGAATTAAAGTTGAAGGTGAGATAAGCTGTATACGATTTGCAACACTTTTCCCGCTAAATACGTTGCCATATTCATTTTGTAAAAACTCGCGAATGTATCGAATTTTTCTTCCGAGAGATAAACTCGCAAGGTCAGATAAATTTGTTTGAAGCAAGGTTAACTTTTGCATTTATATTACCTCCATCTTTATATAATAGGTTCATTATAACAGGATGGTTAAAAATATCAATATAGGTATTGGAATTTTTAATTTCGATATGCTATGCTTAATTTCAAGAAAGTGTGGATTTGGAAATGACAACGAAATCTAATATTTTTGATGTTTGATATAACTATCCCTGTTCGTGACCAGAGTGATAGACTTTAAGCCTTATGCACAGAGGTCTCGGGCGCAGAATTTAGGAGTGATTATTCTATGAATTACATTTACAAGGGGGACCTACTTGATAGGGTTTTCGATTCAGATCCGGTTATTAGGCACGTAATGCTCCATGAACACAAGGTGGGTTGTCCTTATGATGGCGTGTATTTTTGTAGTAAAGATTACCCTAGGAAAAGTTTCTTAAATCAAATTAAAGGAAGTCGCAGTGAAAATAGAAGTAAGAATATCTATTTTCGGAATGTATTGATAAGCGAGTACTTTGAAGTATGCTGGCAATGTCTTAATTCTAGCCAATGGATGACAAGAGTACGTATCAATCCTAGTGTTTTAGAAATATCTCCCCACGGAATAGAATTATTGTTATCAATGATATTTGATAATATTCATTCCGTCTTCATACACTCGTTTGATGAAAAGATAGATATAACAACGCTAAGTTTAAGTGAGGTGGTGAGTTCACTTCATGTACCTTACAGTCGAAACACTAATTCGAACTATTTAAACACTGGTACTTATTATTGTGGTAGCCGAAAAGGACAACAATGTAAGATTTATGATAAAGCTAAACAAATGAAGGTGAAAAATAAAACCATCACTAGAATTGAGAAAACTAAAAAGTATTCGACAAATAGTAGACCATCTCTAAATGAGTTTATGCAATGGAAAGATAGTAAGGCTATCACATCTTTGGTGTTGGTGGATGTTTCAAAAATCGATAAAAGGACAGCATTAGGAAAAATAATTCAACAACACAAAACGTTACAAGAAGCATACAACTCAATGGATAAAGCTCTAAGGAGGAAGTTGATAAGACACCCTGCTTATTTAAATCCAAGTATCAATTTAGGGGACGAATTTAATTCTCAGTTAATAAAATGGCATACTGTATCGTCCAAGAATGTAAAGGTAGTTTAAATACTATGTTCATAAAAGGTGGTGAAGATATGAATGTTACCGTTGAAATAATAGATACATTTCCTCAACATGATACTTTTGCAATTGCTAGAGTATCAATTGATGCAGTATTGAGTCTTGTAAACGTTAAATTAAAGCGTGGTAGCAAAAGAAATCAATACATATTAGCTCTGTCAGATACTGAGGGCAAAAATTTGTATGTTGAATTACATGATAATACTCTTGCAGAAAAGATTTTTGATGCATTGGTATATCAGTATGAACATTTTATTTTAGACATGTTCAATAAGGGTATTGATGATATAGAGTTTCAACAACCTGCACGCATTTATGTGATGGAAAAAGATCGCATTGAAATGAAACATAGAAAACGTAATCATACTATCTAATAGGGAAAAATAATTCTTCCAATGTTACAATTAGATAGAGTAAGAAGTTCGGAACGTTTGTTCGTAATAATTTATCTAATTGTACTAAAAATCACATAATTATATTAAAAAGTCGATATTTTGACTGGTACTGGAGGCAAATTTGATTTACCTGATTAAATTAAGCCCAATATACAAAATTATAAAAGAGGCAGCGAGAAGACTCAGCCTCTTTTAGCGTTTTTGTTAGAAGTATCCTTTTTCTTTCATGGACAGATATTTGTTTGAGCCGACGATGATATGGTCGACAATGTCGATGCCGATGATTAAACCAGCTTCTATTAATCGCTCAGTAACTTGAATATCCTCTGGAGATGGTGTCGTGTCTCCCGAAGGGTGATTATGTGACAGGATTGCACTAGCACATGAACGTTTAATAAGTTCTTTCATGATTTCACGTGGATGACAGATAGATGCGTTTAATGAACCAATGAATATTGTTTTACGGAACAATACTTCATTTTTAGTATTTAACCCTAAGATAACAAAATGCTCTTGTTGTAGATGCTGTATATCATTCAAAAATTCATAAGCATCATGTGGTGAGCGAATACGAAAACGTTGTTCAGTAGTAACTGGATTCATACGTGCTAATTGAAGTGTGGCGATGATTTGTTGAGCTTTTGTTTTACCAATACCTTTAATGTTTAATAATTCTTCTTCCGTCACATCCAATAATTCTTGGATAGATGGATAACGAGTGAAGATTTCTGATAGAATGTAGCCATCTTCCTTCTCACGTAATGTCGTTGCGATTAATGATTTGAATGTGTTTTGGTTGATTGTAGTCATAGTTAATTCCTCCGGTTTGTATAAATTTATAAATGCAAAAAGGAGCAGCGTCGACGCCACCCCTTTATGTGTGTTAAATTTGAATTACGATAGAAAGACATGTAGATTCATCTGTGAAATGTATCTACACATACAAAAGCCCATCTACTGCGTTTGCAATGGATGGGTTTTTAGTATTGCGTTAGATGGTTGATAACTGCTTCATTGCCCTGTTGTTGTGCATATTGTAGAAGCAGTAAATCTTGTATGAATTCATGTACTTGTTGCTTCGTCAACAGTGTACTTTTGTCGACAGCGAACTTAATCTTCATCATCTCCTTTGCTACACCATTTGGCATGCCCATTTCCTCGACAATACGATACAACGTTTTTAACTGGTGCTCTGTTGCTAGTGCATCACCTCCTTTACGGTTTGGTTTTGGAAAGTCCTCAATATCTTGTGTGAACAATCCTGATGCCCTAGTAGCTGACAATACAGCGTCAATCAAAGCTCGTTTCTTTGCCATTTTGAGCAATGTATTGACTATTGTAAAAGGATCTTGGAAGCGAAAAGCAGCCTCTTTGCTGTTACATAAACCAATGCCCTCAACTTCGATAACGCCAGTTTCTTTGTTAGACAATGTCACCTTTACCTCATATGAAAAAATACCAATATCCCATTGCTCAATTCGGTTGATGACGTCGACAGTCTTTAAGAAGCCGAATGCATCACAAAGTTTTTCAGCACCAGGTTTCAATAGGGTTGGTTTTGAGAATCCATCGATTGCTCCATAATCGATACCACGTACCATAGACGTTTTCACGAATTCCTGTAGCATATCTATACGCTCCTTTGCTTCTGTGGACGTGATTACTAAATTAGGTAATGTCGACGAAAGTGTTGGAGAAGGCGGTTGAGGTAGTGGGACAACTTTATTTTCAATGTTTTGTTTTTCTTGCATCATTTGCTTCACGCCCCTTAGATTGTTTGAGTAATTGCTTGGATAGTCTAAATAATCGATCTGATATGTTGTTCAATGAATGATTCAACTTTTCATTAAACTGCGAACTATACTTTAGGCTCTTTGCGGTTCCGTTAACTAAGCTACTAGCTATTTTCTGCGAGGTGCTGTTTAGTGCAGCTAATGATTTATGGAGATGTGATTGAAGTTTTACACCATCTGTAAACAAAAAGAAACGATGTCGATCAATATCATAGACTATCGCTTCTACTGTTTTTATTGCTAATGAAATTTTATTTCTTTCTATTACCAAGTCAGACATAAACGTATAGTCATTTCGTTCAATGGCTGCTAATATTTCTTCTTCAATCTCTTGGTATTTTTGTTGTAAATCTTTGTAGATGCGTTTTACTTCCTTAGGTGATACGTCGATGCCGTCTTCTAATTGTGATGAATACTTACGCAATTTCGATTTTTTATTCATTCGTCATTCCTCCGATATTTGTTTGTACTGTTGGTATCCTTTTAACGTCAATTTCATGAGTACGCCTTCATTTGCATGCCGCTTTATTAATAGTAGTCCTTCATCTTCAAGTTGCATTAAAACTGTTGGATGCACTGGAAGCATAACAAAATGCTTTAGAGCTACCCATTTGTTCACTTCCTTTGCGCGTATTAAAACACGTAATAACGATTCATTCATCTTCTTCACCTCCTTTCAATTTTTAGTGCTAATCCCACTACACCTGAATTCGCTGTAAAACAAAAAAGCCGATACATATCCAAATTGGATACATAGCGACTATTGTGTAGAGGGGTGGGGCATGAAACAAAGGAACCCCTATTCATATATTCATGACCAGGTACAGATCAAAAATATATAGATTTTTTTTCTATATAAGGATTTTAATTTTTACTTAATTTATTTTGAATATTTCGCTTGCATTTAGATTCATGATATGTAAAAATATAGTTAAATAAAATCGAAACAAGCGCGAAATAATTTGAGAAACAAACGTAATGATTTTGTGCCAATAAGGAGGAAATATTATGGATAATTTGATGATTCAAGTGGGGGAAAAGTTAAGAAATTTACGTGAAAGTAGAAAAATTAATCTCAGAGATTTAGCAAGAGATATAAAAGTGAACCATACGGCATTGAACAAAATTGAAAATGGCACACAGCGTTTAGATATGGAAACATTATCAAAAATCGTAGCGTACTTTAGCGTGCCAGCCGATTATTTTATTAATCGTTCTTTAAAATTAGAGGATGTTAATGTAATGAACTTTGCCAATGGAAATTTAAATGTGGCCTTTAAACGTCTGCTTGATGAATACCTAATCGAAAAAGGAAAATCTTTTAAAGGAAATGAGCTAGGGCATTTTGTTCGAAATGAATTTGTTGAAATTTTAAATGAGACAATGTCATTAGATGAGAGTAAATACTATGTTAGTGCCTCGGTTGGCCAGGGTGTATGGGCAACGATACCTTGGATATGTTGTTTTGATCGATCAGTATCGACTTCTGCAACAAGTGGTTACTACTTGGTTTATCTTTTCAAAGAAGATATGTCAGGATTTTATTTAAGCTTGAATCAAGGATACACTTATTTCCGTGAAAAGTATGGGGCTAAAGAAGGTCGTCAAAAAATTCAGCATACGGCAAAGCTTATTCGTTCAATGATTGAGGATTCAGATGATTTTAATTTAACAGAAATTGATTTAGGCTCAACAAGAGATTTAGCAGTAGGGTATGAAAAAGGCCATATTTATGGGAAGTACTACGATACTAAAAAAATGCCAAGTGATAGAGAACTTATCTCGGATTTCCGTGAATTATTGGAGGCTTATCAAAAAATCGTTGTATTTATGAATGGTCGTAGTGTAAAAGAGTTTAATGATTACTTACTACTTCAAGATGATTTAGAGTTTTTGGAACAGGATGAGGAGCAATATCAAAAAATAGCGAATGAAATTACAAAGGAAAAATTAATCCCACTGTTTGAATTTGAAGATGAGCCTCGCTCTCCGAAGGATCCAGTAGTTGATGAAGGTGGTAAAGAACGATATCCAAGAAGTGCGAAAGAAGCGGGAGATGCTTTAATTCGTGCGCATTATAAATGTGAAGTTGATCCACAGCATGAAACATTTATTTCTAAAGCATCAAAACATAGTTATGCTGAAGCACATCATTTTGTTGGGATTTCACATTATAAAAAATTTCCTGACGTTGATCTTGATCGAGCAGCAAATATTGTATGTTTATGTCCAACTTGTCACCGTAAAATTCATAATGCTGTCGACGAAGTACGTTTACCAATGATTGAGGCATTATATTACAAGATAAAAGACCGACTAGAACAAGTAGGAATTGAAGTAACGATGACACAGTTGAAAGAGTTCTATAACATTGAGAGTAATGAGGGGTAATATGAAGATTACAATTTTATTAAGAACTAAAGAGGAAGAAAGTTTATATCGAAAAGTGTTACTTAAAATAGGTTCACTACAAGGGGAAGAATTATATATTTGCTCGGGAACATTGACGAATATCAGTGTCGACCCATCTTTATTTAAGTCATTAAAGAAAGGATTTAGCTCAGTTTCTGATCCTAAACTAGTAACTTTGGGTATGAGAGAATCAAGTAAATGTCAGAAACCCCTAGATTGTGAATGTAGTTTTTGTAAATATAAATCTTTAGCCATGTCATTAAAAAGAGAAAGTTTAGCGTCTGGATATTCTTATAAAGCCTTAATGGACAAAGATAAGAAATGGCATTCTAAAATAGCTCTTAAAGTTAGAGATGGGCAAGTTTTAGCGGCAATCATTGGAAGTAGTAATTTAACTATCCCTGCTTATGGACAAAAAGGGGAAAGTTGGATAGGCAAAACTAAAAATTTCCCTTATGAATGTGATGTGCTTATTTGGGACGAAAACAGGATTGGAAATGTATTTGAAAGTGATCCGGATATTGGATTGGATTTTTCTGAAACAGATTTAATTACTGCTACTCCAGACGATGATATTAGACCTTTACTTAATCACCAATTACAAAAAATAAAAGAGCTAATCTCTAAAAATAATTACGTTTTTGATATCCTAAATTAATTTTTCTAGGAGGATTGTAATTATTCGTAATTAAATATACAGTTGCTAAATTAAAGAATACAAATAGAAGCTTTTTTGTTCAAACTTGGTTCATTTAAAGGAAGTTTAGAATTAAAATATAGCACTTCTCAGGAGAAATCCTGGGGAGATTGCTACGTCTATTTGATAAATGAGTTTCAATTTATG
Proteins encoded in this region:
- the radC gene encoding RadC family protein → MTTINQNTFKSLIATTLREKEDGYILSEIFTRYPSIQELLDVTEEELLNIKGIGKTKAQQIIATLQLARMNPVTTEQRFRIRSPHDAYEFLNDIQHLQQEHFVILGLNTKNEVLFRKTIFIGSLNASICHPREIMKELIKRSCASAILSHNHPSGDTTPSPEDIQVTERLIEAGLIIGIDIVDHIIVGSNKYLSMKEKGYF
- a CDS encoding helix-turn-helix domain-containing protein produces the protein MKVSHLNSELDHNSSHLENIITDAINKALLSTKQLMGINEWMSLKEGAKYAGVSYNTFMKFREMGLKVSEIDGVKRVSRKEIDHFLENHSF
- a CDS encoding MrcB family domain-containing protein, which gives rise to MDNLMIQVGEKLRNLRESRKINLRDLARDIKVNHTALNKIENGTQRLDMETLSKIVAYFSVPADYFINRSLKLEDVNVMNFANGNLNVAFKRLLDEYLIEKGKSFKGNELGHFVRNEFVEILNETMSLDESKYYVSASVGQGVWATIPWICCFDRSVSTSATSGYYLVYLFKEDMSGFYLSLNQGYTYFREKYGAKEGRQKIQHTAKLIRSMIEDSDDFNLTEIDLGSTRDLAVGYEKGHIYGKYYDTKKMPSDRELISDFRELLEAYQKIVVFMNGRSVKEFNDYLLLQDDLEFLEQDEEQYQKIANEITKEKLIPLFEFEDEPRSPKDPVVDEGGKERYPRSAKEAGDALIRAHYKCEVDPQHETFISKASKHSYAEAHHFVGISHYKKFPDVDLDRAANIVCLCPTCHRKIHNAVDEVRLPMIEALYYKIKDRLEQVGIEVTMTQLKEFYNIESNEG
- a CDS encoding site-specific integrase, with protein sequence MRNKKTSQIQPYKNKHGETLYMFQIYLGADELTGKQKRTTRRGFKTKKEAELALSRIKIQVAEGTYRKVRAESYQELYDLWIVQYEKTVEESTFVKTRGYFKNHILPSMGSYKIDKINIDICQKHFDEWAMKLSKARTIKSYAALVLDFGIKRGYLQTNPFTHIETRIKTKKLIEVEDKDENFYTREQLIEFLKCCELSLHFKSFALLRLLAFTGMRKSEALALTWNDLSLKENELTISKAIGRGESARLYLKTTKTGSSRTIKIDEETIAILKEWKRIQKQEYLVLGHNTMKANQLIFSNSKNKFVQPVQVQKWMYSVIKKHSLTRITPHGLRHTHCSLLFEAGASIKEVQDRLGHTDVKTTMDIYTHVTKKAQEGAIQKFVSYLEI